In Acidaminococcus timonensis, one DNA window encodes the following:
- a CDS encoding metallophosphoesterase codes for MAIYAMGDLHFSGEPPTKPMEVFGEQWLNHREKVLEYWKQTVKDGDTVLLVGDTSWSMELPDAVAKDLGVLQDLPGELVILKGNHDYWWTSLKKMEEALPRVHFLHNTFYQTGDVALCGTRGWNLPSMKGFSEHDQLIYDRECQRLGRSLEGARATGAKHLIAALHYPPLYHPDEVTGFTELCKEYGVEQCIYGHVHGDAAHFLNLFQGVRDGTQYRLVAADYVDFRLVKIRD; via the coding sequence ATGGCAATCTATGCCATGGGAGACTTGCATTTTTCCGGAGAACCTCCCACGAAACCCATGGAAGTATTCGGAGAACAATGGCTGAATCATCGGGAGAAGGTACTGGAATACTGGAAACAGACGGTGAAGGACGGCGACACAGTGCTGCTGGTAGGCGACACCTCCTGGTCCATGGAGCTGCCCGACGCCGTGGCAAAAGACCTGGGGGTCCTGCAGGACCTGCCGGGAGAACTGGTGATCCTGAAAGGGAACCACGACTACTGGTGGACCTCTTTGAAAAAAATGGAGGAGGCCCTGCCCCGGGTCCATTTCCTCCACAATACGTTCTACCAGACCGGGGATGTGGCCCTGTGCGGCACCCGGGGCTGGAACCTGCCCAGCATGAAGGGTTTCAGCGAGCACGACCAGCTGATCTACGACCGGGAATGCCAGCGGCTGGGACGCAGCCTGGAGGGGGCCAGAGCAACCGGAGCGAAACACCTCATCGCCGCCCTCCACTATCCCCCGCTGTACCATCCGGACGAAGTCACGGGCTTCACAGAGCTGTGCAAGGAATACGGCGTGGAGCAGTGCATCTACGGCCATGTGCACGGGGATGCGGCCCACTTCCTGAACCTGTTCCAGGGCGTACGGGACGGTACCCAATACCGCCTGGTGGCCGCCGATTACGTGGATTTCAGGCTGGTGAAGATCAGGGATTGA
- the lgt gene encoding prolipoprotein diacylglyceryl transferase: MHQYLFFIGDFPIRMYGLMLCMAIFMATSVAYFLAWRDGRGWEKLLPDIGIYGGFAGLVGARLWDVFFFDWGYYSDHLLEIPFVWQGGMAIQGGILGGVAAGAFYCWRHKVNWIEMLDVICPALFIGQSIGRMANLLNGDAFGAPTGGDFGILYPAGTLARSTYGTQPLWPAEVWEGQIDVILFAVLLLFQTTRPKKGQPCCLYVMLYSVLRFFLEFLRGDYVQPMLWGLKSAQVTALVSFCAALVLFVLAGMKKKPVA, translated from the coding sequence GTGCATCAATATCTGTTTTTCATCGGGGACTTCCCCATCCGTATGTATGGGCTCATGCTGTGCATGGCTATTTTCATGGCTACTTCTGTAGCCTACTTCCTGGCCTGGCGGGATGGCCGGGGCTGGGAAAAGCTGCTGCCCGACATCGGCATCTATGGCGGATTCGCCGGCCTGGTAGGAGCCCGTCTGTGGGATGTATTCTTCTTCGACTGGGGTTACTACAGCGATCACCTGCTGGAAATCCCTTTCGTGTGGCAGGGAGGTATGGCCATCCAGGGGGGCATCCTGGGGGGTGTCGCTGCCGGTGCCTTCTATTGCTGGCGACATAAGGTAAACTGGATCGAGATGCTGGACGTGATCTGCCCGGCCCTTTTCATCGGCCAGAGCATCGGCCGCATGGCCAACCTGCTGAACGGAGACGCTTTTGGGGCGCCCACCGGCGGAGACTTCGGCATTTTATACCCGGCAGGCACCCTGGCCCGCAGCACTTATGGGACCCAGCCCCTGTGGCCGGCAGAAGTCTGGGAAGGACAGATCGATGTGATTCTGTTTGCTGTCCTGCTGCTGTTCCAGACCACCCGGCCCAAAAAAGGGCAGCCCTGCTGCCTGTACGTCATGCTCTACAGCGTGCTCCGGTTCTTCCTGGAATTTCTCCGGGGAGACTATGTACAGCCCATGCTGTGGGGATTGAAAAGTGCCCAGGTGACGGCTCTGGTGTCGTTCTGTGCGGCTCTGGTGCTGTTTGTATTGGCGGGAATGAAGAAAAAGCCAGTTGCGTAA
- a CDS encoding hydratase → MELYKNGAYLLNGRELFPEENKAIAQAGIGRPLDRESARQGTIAWNILQSHNTSGNPKKLKIRYDALTSHDLTYVGIIQTARASGMDHFPMPYVLTCCHNSLCAVGGTINEDDHLFGLTAAKKYGGIYVPPHVAVIHQYMRERHAGCGKMILGSDSHTRYGALGTMAVGEGGGELDKQILGDTWDTDYPEVVAVYLTGRPQPWVGPQDIALALCRAVFQNGYVKNKVMEFVGPGVSSMTTDYRNAVDVMTTETTCLSSIWRTDEDTRIFLQEHGREEEYRELNPGPVAYYDGCITLDLSTVKPMIALPFHPSNAYTIDELNANLEDILRETEKKAAEVARGRASYTLTDKIRDGKLQVQQGVIGGCSGGNYSNVAEAAALLRGRSMGSGEFALNVYPSSLPVYMDLMKKGMLGDLMAAGAVVKTAFCGPCFGAGDTPGNNGLSIRHNTRNFPNREGSKLGQGQMAAVALMDARSIAATAANGGILTSAEEFADVFGKVPAYHFDDSAYKARVYDGFGKPEPEEKLFYGPNIKDWPEMPALGDNVLLQVCSKILDPVTTTDELIPSGETSSYRSNPLGLAEFTLSRRDPEYVERTKAVKELELAREAGKDLPELAEVLERIQVLPGSPTLANTEIGSLVYATRPGDGSAREQAASCQRVIGGLANITQDYATKRYRSNVINWGMLPLHLKGDPVDFEVGDWIYLPEIRKALEGDLENIRGYVVKKVGPVAIDLYCKPLTEEEKNIILDGCLINYNRKKR, encoded by the coding sequence ATGGAATTGTACAAAAACGGAGCCTATCTGCTCAACGGCCGGGAACTGTTTCCGGAAGAAAATAAAGCCATCGCCCAGGCTGGGATCGGGCGGCCTCTGGACCGGGAATCCGCCCGGCAGGGGACTATCGCCTGGAACATCCTCCAGAGCCACAACACCAGTGGGAATCCGAAGAAGCTGAAGATCCGCTACGATGCCCTGACTTCCCATGATCTGACCTATGTGGGGATCATCCAGACGGCTCGAGCCTCTGGCATGGATCATTTTCCCATGCCCTATGTGCTCACCTGCTGCCACAATTCCCTGTGTGCAGTAGGAGGCACAATCAACGAAGACGACCATCTCTTCGGGCTCACCGCAGCCAAAAAGTACGGGGGCATTTACGTACCGCCTCATGTGGCAGTGATTCACCAGTATATGCGGGAAAGACACGCCGGCTGCGGGAAGATGATCCTGGGATCCGATTCCCACACCCGCTATGGGGCCCTGGGCACCATGGCCGTGGGAGAAGGGGGCGGAGAATTGGACAAGCAGATCCTGGGGGATACCTGGGATACGGATTATCCGGAGGTGGTGGCTGTGTACCTTACCGGCCGTCCCCAGCCCTGGGTAGGCCCCCAGGATATCGCCCTGGCTCTGTGCCGGGCCGTATTCCAGAATGGCTATGTGAAGAACAAGGTGATGGAATTCGTGGGTCCGGGGGTTTCCTCCATGACCACCGATTACCGGAATGCGGTGGATGTGATGACCACGGAAACCACCTGTCTGTCCTCTATCTGGCGGACGGATGAGGACACCCGGATCTTTTTGCAGGAACATGGCCGGGAAGAGGAGTACAGAGAACTGAACCCGGGGCCCGTGGCCTATTATGATGGGTGCATCACGCTGGATCTGTCCACGGTGAAGCCCATGATTGCCCTGCCCTTCCATCCCTCCAACGCCTATACCATCGATGAATTGAACGCCAACCTGGAAGACATCCTCCGGGAGACGGAAAAGAAAGCGGCAGAAGTGGCCCGGGGCCGGGCGTCCTACACTCTTACCGACAAAATCCGGGATGGGAAGCTCCAGGTCCAGCAGGGGGTCATCGGAGGCTGCTCCGGCGGCAACTATTCCAATGTGGCGGAAGCGGCCGCCCTGCTCCGGGGCCGGTCCATGGGCAGCGGGGAATTCGCTCTGAACGTGTATCCTTCTTCCCTGCCGGTGTATATGGATTTAATGAAGAAAGGGATGCTGGGTGACCTGATGGCTGCCGGGGCTGTGGTGAAGACAGCCTTCTGCGGACCCTGCTTCGGTGCAGGGGATACTCCGGGGAACAACGGACTGTCCATCCGGCACAATACCCGGAACTTTCCCAACCGGGAGGGGTCCAAGCTGGGCCAGGGACAGATGGCCGCCGTGGCGCTCATGGATGCCCGGAGCATTGCCGCTACCGCCGCCAACGGAGGTATCCTTACCTCCGCGGAAGAATTCGCTGACGTGTTCGGGAAGGTGCCTGCCTATCACTTTGATGACAGCGCCTACAAGGCTCGGGTATACGACGGGTTCGGGAAGCCAGAACCGGAAGAAAAACTGTTCTACGGCCCCAACATCAAAGACTGGCCGGAAATGCCTGCCTTGGGAGACAACGTGCTGCTCCAGGTGTGTTCCAAGATCCTGGATCCGGTGACCACCACTGACGAACTGATCCCGTCCGGGGAGACTTCGTCCTACCGATCCAATCCCTTGGGGCTGGCTGAATTCACCCTGAGCCGCCGGGATCCGGAGTATGTGGAACGGACCAAGGCGGTAAAGGAGCTGGAACTGGCCCGGGAAGCAGGAAAGGATCTGCCGGAACTGGCAGAGGTATTGGAACGGATCCAGGTGCTGCCTGGCAGCCCTACCCTGGCCAATACGGAAATCGGATCCCTGGTGTACGCCACCCGGCCCGGGGATGGATCTGCCCGAGAACAAGCTGCCAGCTGCCAGCGGGTGATCGGAGGTCTGGCCAACATCACCCAGGATTACGCTACCAAGCGGTATCGGAGCAATGTAATCAACTGGGGTATGCTGCCACTGCACCTGAAAGGGGATCCTGTGGATTTTGAGGTGGGAGACTGGATCTATCTGCCGGAAATCCGGAAGGCCCTGGAAGGGGACCTGGAAAATATCCGGGGCTATGTGGTGAAAAAAGTAGGCCCTGTGGCCATTGACCTGTACTGCAAGCCCCTGACGGAGGAGGAAAAGAATATCATCCTGGACGGGTGCCTGATTAATTACAACCGGAAGAAACGATGA
- a CDS encoding ArsB/NhaD family transporter: MDFRIISLLVLALVVAIGFIKKINIGFFSIGAAFLLGMAGGVPVKAIVGGFSSSMFVTLVGVTFLFGMASANGTLDLFSKKVVALVGKRTYLIPILMFVLSAFISAIGPGHIAAGILMTTFAVYLAFELKINPMATALYAKLGANAGCASPLSLTGILARNLSEPYGISGFGLHLFLTTLLSGFVFTLIVYLLYKGYKVSGDNPLKLSDIPVFNREQKITMAAIAVMVIFCIGFKMDTGLFAFVAAAVLILLKCADEKQAIRQIPWGTLMMICGVGVLVSVITKLGGVKLVSDFLASLMTSATAVPIMAATSGILSWVSSTTGVVMPALYPIAHQITGNFGGSVSYVELISAITATSFAAAISPLSTGGAIIMSSYSAARETTTYEMNKMFKTLFLLSVANVGVNVILATLHVFGLGGLFQ; this comes from the coding sequence ATGGATTTCCGTATCATCTCGCTACTGGTGCTGGCCCTGGTGGTCGCCATCGGCTTCATTAAAAAAATCAATATCGGCTTCTTTTCCATCGGAGCCGCGTTCCTCTTGGGCATGGCCGGAGGCGTACCGGTAAAGGCCATTGTGGGGGGCTTTTCCAGCTCCATGTTCGTCACCCTGGTGGGGGTCACCTTCCTGTTCGGCATGGCCTCTGCCAACGGCACGCTGGACCTGTTTTCCAAAAAGGTGGTAGCCCTGGTGGGGAAACGGACCTATCTGATCCCCATCCTGATGTTCGTGCTCAGTGCCTTTATTTCCGCCATCGGGCCCGGGCACATCGCTGCTGGCATCCTGATGACTACCTTTGCGGTGTACCTGGCCTTTGAACTGAAAATTAATCCCATGGCCACCGCCTTGTACGCCAAGTTGGGAGCTAACGCTGGCTGCGCATCCCCCTTGTCCCTTACCGGGATCCTGGCCCGGAACCTGTCGGAACCCTATGGAATCAGCGGTTTCGGCCTCCACCTGTTCCTCACCACCCTCCTGTCCGGGTTCGTGTTCACCCTCATCGTCTACTTGCTGTACAAAGGGTACAAGGTCAGCGGGGACAACCCTCTGAAACTGTCCGACATACCCGTCTTCAACCGGGAACAGAAAATCACCATGGCCGCCATCGCCGTGATGGTCATCTTCTGCATCGGCTTCAAGATGGATACCGGCCTGTTTGCCTTTGTGGCCGCAGCGGTTCTGATCCTCTTGAAATGTGCGGACGAAAAACAGGCCATCCGCCAGATTCCCTGGGGCACTCTGATGATGATCTGCGGGGTAGGGGTACTGGTCAGCGTCATCACCAAACTGGGGGGCGTGAAACTAGTGTCTGACTTTCTGGCCTCCCTGATGACCTCTGCCACGGCAGTCCCCATTATGGCTGCTACCAGCGGGATCCTGTCGTGGGTCAGCTCCACCACAGGGGTGGTGATGCCCGCCCTGTATCCCATTGCTCATCAGATCACCGGGAATTTCGGTGGCAGCGTCAGCTATGTGGAACTGATATCCGCCATTACGGCTACTTCTTTTGCAGCGGCCATCAGTCCTTTGTCCACCGGCGGCGCCATCATCATGTCCTCCTATTCGGCGGCCCGGGAAACCACTACGTATGAAATGAATAAAATGTTCAAGACCCTGTTCCTGCTCAGCGTGGCCAATGTAGGGGTTAACGTGATCCTTGCAACCCTCCATGTATTTGGTCTGGGAGGCCTGTTCCAGTAA
- a CDS encoding 2-methylaconitate cis-trans isomerase PrpF family protein produces MEKVYKLPVTLLRGGTSKGVYLLEKDLPANRKEWDGLLLRLMGSPDKKQIDGLGGSQSVTSKVAILRKSDRPDADVDYTFAQVSVDKAVVSYGGNCGNISSGVGPFAIEKKLVPALEGSTLVRIYNTNTGKVIQEEVPTANGQVLYDGDFGIAGVPGTAAPLKLKFVDPAGTLGKGLLPTGNAVDLLEVPGHGSTKVSLVDAANPLVFVKASDLGLTGTELPEAINGDPELLRLLETIRGLAAMKLGLCSTPEEAAWVTPGLPKMTLVAPPADYTTSSGEAVKGDQVDLVARMMSMQKTHPSYAMTGAMCTAAAAAVPGTLVQQVLRPGCNLQNIRIGHPGGILPCGVDPEGEGPVPSIRDTFGYRTANLLLEGLARVRV; encoded by the coding sequence ATGGAAAAAGTATACAAATTACCGGTCACGCTGCTGCGGGGAGGTACCAGCAAGGGGGTCTATCTGCTGGAAAAAGATCTGCCAGCCAACCGGAAGGAATGGGACGGGCTGCTGCTGCGGCTTATGGGCAGCCCGGACAAAAAACAGATTGATGGGCTGGGGGGCAGCCAGTCGGTGACCAGCAAAGTGGCCATCTTGCGGAAGTCGGACCGGCCTGATGCGGATGTGGACTATACCTTCGCTCAGGTGTCCGTGGATAAGGCTGTGGTCAGCTATGGAGGCAACTGTGGGAATATCTCCTCCGGGGTGGGCCCCTTCGCCATCGAAAAGAAACTGGTGCCCGCCCTGGAAGGGAGCACCCTGGTGCGGATCTACAACACCAACACCGGTAAGGTGATCCAGGAAGAGGTTCCTACTGCAAACGGCCAGGTCCTCTACGACGGAGATTTCGGGATTGCCGGGGTGCCCGGAACGGCGGCACCGCTCAAGCTGAAATTCGTGGATCCGGCAGGGACTCTGGGGAAAGGGCTGCTGCCCACTGGCAATGCTGTGGATTTGCTGGAAGTACCCGGTCATGGCTCGACGAAAGTTTCCCTGGTGGATGCGGCCAATCCCCTGGTGTTCGTGAAAGCGTCGGATCTGGGGCTTACGGGAACGGAACTCCCGGAAGCCATCAACGGGGATCCGGAGCTGCTCCGACTGCTGGAAACCATCCGGGGACTGGCGGCCATGAAGCTGGGGCTGTGCAGTACACCGGAAGAAGCAGCCTGGGTTACCCCGGGGTTGCCTAAAATGACACTGGTGGCCCCGCCGGCAGACTATACGACTTCCTCTGGAGAAGCTGTAAAGGGTGATCAGGTGGACCTGGTGGCCCGGATGATGTCCATGCAGAAGACCCATCCCAGCTATGCCATGACAGGTGCCATGTGCACCGCGGCGGCTGCGGCGGTTCCTGGTACCCTGGTCCAGCAGGTGCTCCGTCCCGGCTGTAATCTCCAGAACATCCGGATCGGCCACCCGGGAGGCATCCTGCCCTGTGGGGTGGATCCGGAAGGGGAGGGACCGGTGCCCAGCATCCGGGACACCTTCGGCTATCGCACTGCCAATCTGCTGCTGGAAGGCCTGGCTCGGGTACGGGTCTGA
- a CDS encoding LysR family transcriptional regulator produces MDFKELTYVLAIARHQNITRAAEALHLTQPTLSKFLKALETELHQPLFQRLGNRYQPTYAGERYLQRAREILEAKRALDQEMGDIIKNNEGYLKIGFPTMRGTYMLPVTLPIFHDRYPNVRIDVHEANSEHLVKLLLEGDIDLAFFNYLDPEPGLATTVISREEVVLVMNKDSEFTRFGRKKKDCRYPHMDLKLLKDQGFILQNPSQRTRQVVDRLFRQQHLEPRIILETKNIQAEAELAARGYGFTFITETHLKYIPDRSQLALFSVGDPSTTVTFVAAYRKNGYLPFHAQEYIKIVKEFT; encoded by the coding sequence ATGGACTTCAAAGAACTCACCTATGTGCTGGCCATTGCCCGGCACCAGAACATCACCCGGGCCGCCGAGGCCCTCCATCTCACCCAGCCCACCCTGTCCAAATTCCTCAAGGCCCTGGAAACGGAGCTCCACCAGCCCCTGTTCCAGCGCCTGGGAAACCGGTACCAGCCCACCTACGCCGGAGAGCGATACCTCCAGCGGGCCCGGGAGATCCTGGAAGCCAAACGGGCCCTGGATCAGGAAATGGGCGACATCATCAAGAACAACGAAGGGTACCTGAAGATCGGGTTCCCCACCATGCGGGGCACCTACATGCTGCCGGTGACCCTGCCCATTTTCCACGACCGGTATCCCAATGTGCGGATCGATGTCCACGAGGCCAATTCCGAGCATCTGGTAAAGCTGTTGCTAGAAGGGGACATTGACCTGGCCTTTTTCAACTACCTGGACCCGGAACCCGGGCTGGCCACCACGGTAATCAGCCGAGAGGAAGTGGTGCTGGTGATGAACAAAGACAGCGAATTCACCCGTTTCGGCCGGAAAAAGAAAGACTGCCGGTATCCCCACATGGACCTGAAGCTGCTGAAAGACCAGGGGTTCATCCTCCAGAATCCCAGCCAGCGGACCCGGCAGGTGGTAGACCGGCTGTTCCGGCAGCAGCACCTGGAGCCCCGGATCATCCTGGAAACCAAGAATATCCAGGCCGAGGCGGAGCTGGCCGCTCGGGGGTATGGGTTCACCTTCATCACCGAGACCCATCTGAAATACATCCCCGACCGGAGCCAGCTGGCTCTGTTCTCCGTAGGCGATCCCAGCACCACCGTGACTTTCGTAGCTGCCTACCGGAAAAACGGCTATCTCCCCTTCCACGCCCAGGAATATATTAAGATTGTAAAGGAATTCACGTAA
- a CDS encoding ADP-ribosylglycohydrolase family protein — MEGAFIGDIVGSKYEWRNYRHKAFPLFSQGCRATDDSLMTLAVARAFAAAKAQGKLLERHTVLPLLAREMRALGQKYPDAGFGGKFRYWLFHPEMGAYGSFGNGAAMRVSPAGWYGRTLAEARQLAILTCEVSHNHPESYRAAQAVAGAIFLARQKKSKEEIREYLKPFYDLSFTVEGIRDTYQGDATCQNSVPQALVSFLDSSSFEDALRNAVSLGGDSDTLAAIAGSIAEPFYGIPEEILEEGRKFYLPEMKNAVDKE, encoded by the coding sequence ATGGAAGGTGCATTCATTGGCGATATTGTGGGTTCCAAATATGAATGGCGGAATTATAGGCATAAGGCGTTTCCTCTGTTTTCCCAGGGGTGCCGGGCCACGGACGATTCCCTTATGACCCTGGCCGTGGCCCGGGCCTTTGCTGCCGCCAAAGCCCAGGGCAAGCTGCTGGAGCGCCATACAGTCCTGCCGCTTTTGGCCAGGGAAATGCGGGCTTTGGGGCAGAAGTATCCGGATGCCGGGTTCGGCGGCAAATTCCGTTACTGGCTGTTCCACCCCGAAATGGGGGCCTACGGAAGCTTCGGAAACGGAGCCGCCATGCGGGTGTCCCCGGCTGGCTGGTACGGACGGACTCTGGCGGAAGCCCGGCAGCTGGCCATTTTGACCTGTGAAGTGAGCCACAACCATCCCGAAAGCTATCGGGCGGCCCAGGCTGTGGCCGGGGCCATTTTCCTGGCCCGGCAGAAAAAAAGCAAAGAAGAGATTCGGGAGTATCTGAAACCTTTTTATGATCTTTCCTTCACCGTCGAAGGGATCCGGGATACCTACCAGGGGGATGCCACCTGCCAGAACTCCGTACCCCAGGCCCTGGTGAGCTTCCTGGACAGCAGCAGTTTTGAAGATGCCCTGCGCAATGCTGTTTCTCTGGGAGGGGACAGCGATACCCTGGCGGCCATTGCCGGCAGCATCGCTGAACCGTTTTATGGGATTCCGGAAGAAATTTTGGAAGAGGGACGGAAATTCTATCTGCCGGAAATGAAGAATGCTGTGGATAAAGAATGA